The nucleotide window caaaaaaaataaattaataatataggGAGAGAGAGTTCTGAATAAatgcttgaattaataattaaagggtattttaagAATATTGATGGGTAGAAAGATatgattgtgttttttcaaatttaaatggtGGGTGAGAAGATTAGGTAGGTGGGAAAATAGGACAGTAaagtggaaatagcagcactcttccCATAAACCAAACGCAGCCATAATGGAAAGAAACACGAAATCATACATATATAGTTGCGTTTTTCTGTGCTATGATTGGGTTGTTAATGGTGAAGTAATTAGATTCCAAAGATATTGATTAGAGCTATGGGAACTTTcctgtttcttccttttctccttTCCATAAATACATGAACGAAATTAATCTCCCTTTTGAGAACTTTTCCATTATATATAACTAATTTGGTGGTTATTCACTTTTCCTTTATTGCCTTGACGAGCAAATTGGCTAATGTTTATGCCTTGTACGTTTTTCTCACTTTATTAAAGTTTAATCCTCTTggtatattatataaataataaataataaaagagtTATTCACACAAACACCCCTTGAGGTTTTcggtgttttcataaaatccCTGAAGTTTCAAAAATTACACGAAAACCCCATGATACTGAtgatttcatttcattaaaaaaaacttatgcaaatgacaaaattaacctcaatgaaTGCATGTGCAATCTAATTTCACCGACTAACATTgtcatttggagaaattttttatatataaaatcatcaatctttggACAAAAAATCAACgaaaatgggttttgtgaaaacaatatGAAAGCACTTTGGCAAATTGCCACATCCAACTGACAAGCTACCTAGTGCTTTAATGACAGGGGTTCGAAACTCGTTGGAAGCACTTTGGGGTCAGAGGCAAGCCGAACTCCGAGGGGGGATTAATCCCACTCTTTGGGAGTGGGGACACCTCATGTTAtttacccccaaaaaaaaaaaacaatatgaaACCTCCTCATGGGGTTTTGTAAAAACACTGAAAACCTCAGGAGTGTTAatgtaaataactcaaaaaaAGAGTTCATATGAATTTGGTGAGAATAAATAATAGCTTCATCACCAAACAAGGACCTAAGACAACGTGATTTTAAGAAGGTTAGATACCGAAGGATTCATGTTAGGGTGAGTATTAATCTAGCCAAGAAATTCCATCCATTGATATTTTTCGTAACATGGAAATAAGGTGTTTGATGGAGTTTCTTGCAATTgattgtattttttccctcacgaaaaaaaaagttcatggATCTGTCACTATGGTTACGTATGTAAATGATTCTGTATGCACATATAGGTTGCACCATCTGCATTAATTGGGATCACAAATGAcgtttcaaaacaaaaataattaagatcaCAAATGGGTTGGAACTTGGATTTGTCAGGCCTTTACCAAAAGGGTTCAATTCTAAATTAGTTCACAAATGCTCCTTCTAGCATTATTGCCCTTCTATTGGCTGTACAACATAGAATTTAGAATTCTGAAGAGACGCAAAAAGTTACAGAAAAAGGCCTATTGTCCACTTGGGGTTCTTGGCTCATTGGAAGGGCTACCAAAGATGACTTCATCGTATCTCCTTTAGCTGTCTAAGCCTAATCTGCTAGTTCATGCCTTCCAACACTCATATTGATATTGCATGACAAGTTCAAAGCCACATTGTTTTGTAGCAGAAGGCTGATTTTCCACCATTCTctttcaaaatatataatataccaGCTTCTGTGCTGTATCAAAGTTGATCCAAGggattcataatttaaaattaccaTGCTGTGGAAACATCTATATTATTCTTTCAgctatatgtgtgtgtatttagAGAGGGAGTAGAAATGATACATGAACATATAAGTTTGAGAATGAAGAAAGTTTGCTCAGTTTCTCTATTTTCTGTTGTCCCAGTAAGTTGAATCAGGATTGACTGGATAGAGATCATGAGCAGATGTAGATGAACCAGTCCAAGGCCCTTCAGTTGACGCAGTTTGTGTCTGGCTCTCGCCGGTGTTCCTTCCGAAACTGGATTGAAAATGTTTCCTCATTGCTTCGATCTCAAAATTTGAGGCTTTTGGATCTGAGACCAATTCCTGAACAGCAGCCCTGCCTTCAAGCATGCTCACAACTGAAGACATGGTAGGCCTAACTGTTGAAGTGACATTGCAGCAGAGGAGAGCCACATTGATTGTAAGCATCATCTCTTCTTTGTTGAAGTCTGAGCCCAACCTTGGATCCACTAGGTCCATCAAATTCCCTTGCCCTTTTAGTAGTTGTGCCTAGAAACATATATTGTCAGAGCTAATTTGTCGATCTTTACAAATAATTTCACTGATCTTACATATATTGTCAGAGAAAGATAATGTCAAATGAAGCCAGACTTGATTCTGGATCATCATTAAAACTATTGCAGTATCAGTCACTTTCTCTCAGCCACAAACATAGAATAGAGATCAACAGTATCAGATTAAATTTAACTTTAAACAAGGAAGCAGTAGAATCATTTTACCCAATCAAGAAGATAAAagcttttttcctttcctctgtAAGTGGTGTTGTTCCTCCCACTAACAATTTCCAATACAAGAATTCCATAGCTATAAACATCTGCTTTGTCAGTCAGATAACCCCGCATTGCATATTCAGGCGCCATATATCCACTGCAAAAAATTGCTCATCATTTCCCCATATTTAGCTTAGCGAAATACTAAAAATACTACAAAGTTTCTTTAAGAGTACAGATCTAGTTAAGTTTGAAACTTATAAAAAGTAGAGAAACCACCATCTGTTTCCTATTTCTATGGACCCATCGTCGGGGTggaagaaatcaaaataaaagtataagaagaaaaaaatatatatcaccGGGACTCACTAAGTTCCAGCAATACGGGTGCTAATGTGTGTGTTATCCTCTTCATCAAGCTTGGCCAATCCAAAGTCAGATATCTTTGGGGTAAGATTTTTATCAAGCAGCACATTAGTAGACTTGATGTCTCTATGAACGACCTTCAATCTTGATTCCTCGTGGAGGTAAGCCAAACCTCTTGCTATACCAACACAGATCTTGTGCCTTGTTGGCCAATCCAACTTCAACTGACTTTGTTCTGGTCCTTCAATTTGTCAAATTACTCAAAGTTAGTTATAAGGgacatattttttatgtataaGATCTTTTATACCCATCTGCATGAACCAAGTGAAGTTTAGGCATACAAGAGTAATATTTACCAAACAAAGCACGAGCAAGGCTATTATTTTCCATGTACTCATAGACAAGCAATAGTTCATTTCCTTCAATACAGCATCCATGAAGCTTGACAAGATGAGGGTGTTGCAGAGCAGAAATCATGCCTATCTCATTCACAAATTCACGATTCCCTTGCTTTGATTTGGAAGAAAGCTGCTTGACAGCAATTACGGTGCCGTCTGATAGAAGGCCCTGCATTTGAGAAACAAAGTCAAAATCCCTTCACTAAAAAGCAGAGCAACTTTAGTAAGAATGCTTACAATTAGTCAAGTTAGCCCAAcagcaataaataaatagaaatattGGTTCTGCAGAATACCTTGTAAACAGATCCAAAACCACCTTCGCCAATCTTATTGGATATGTCAAAGTTGTTTGTGGCATCTTTGAGTTGCCTGAAGCTAAATTTACCAGTTTGCAGGTCCACGCCCTTTAAATCTGTGTAAGAAGCAAACTCATATAAGAAATTGTGTCTACACGAATTTCACAATGGtaccatttttatttcttaatatCATGCGACTGATTCAAGGCCTAGAATTTAACAAGTAACTGGATCTATAGGTAGGCAGACTTCGCATCGAAGGTTTCAACAGTATAATATATTCTAGCAGCATCAAGGCCTTAGAAAGTTCAATATCTAAATAAATATCAACTTACAGAGTGTGCCTAAATATACACGAAAAGTATATAGAAAATAACAGCTTCAACTGCACATACCATCCTCCAAAGTATTTTGTTGTCCTAGGAGGCCTCTCCTCCAAAGAATACCAAAAATCAGTAATATAATGAAGACTCCCCCAGCCACAATTCCAACTACTGCACCTACAGATATGCCACTTCCACCAGATGCAGGGGGTACAAAGTCTGCCGGAAGAAGAATAGCTTTATTAGAGTAAATGCGAATGTAATAGATAAGAGATTGCATTATTCAAACAGCTACCTAAAGCCGGATCTCTTAATTGTGTTGTAATATTAATGCCTAACATGATATTTACATATGAGAAGCTCCCAATGGTCTACAAATAGCAATTAGAAGAAGCTCAGAACAGTGTAAACTTACCAGGATCTACAGAAATAGCTGATATAAGAGGACCATAAACTCCTCTAAGAGGGATACCGGTCGTCCCTTTCCCAGCCCAATAAAAACGGATCTCCAAGGTACCACTAGTTACGACAGCAGTATAGTTCATTATGACTGCAGTACTAATCCCACCAGCTTTATCGACAATATTGAAATCCTTCTGCACTAGTCTCCCCTGCAATATCCTAGTTTTGTTACATAACATTTCATGACCGTAATGTGGTTCATTTTTTCAGCCTTGACAACCTATTTTACATGTTATTATTAGAAATTCATAAACATTTGAATTAACCAGGAACTAAACAGTGTCTGTTGACCTTTACCTGAATGTAAACATCAAATATACGCCTTCCCAGgcttttatatgttttgcCATTTGTAAACCCTGTCTCTGCAAAATGGAGGTTTACAGTGTAGTTTCCATTTCCCagacaaaacccaaaataagtTAGAGAGATGGGAGAAAGGCGTGCTTCCGTGTACAGTTGTGGATTGGGCATAGAGAGTATAGATTTATTAGTTTGGATAAAGGTGTCTTGAGGAAGGCCATCATCAGTAAAGTAACCAGTGCTGCTTAAAGCCCAATTTGTTGAGCTCTGGCGAAATGATGAATGTCCAACTGAATCTGTGTCActattaaatgtatttttttccccaaaaacaGTTACTTCTTTTCCACCACAATTTATATGGAGAGAGTACCAAGCTACAACAGAAAGCAAAAGATTAGTGGCCATTGaggaggaaaacaaaaaagaatcaaccccagaagaaaaaaaaaggcaattaTTTCTATTATTCCATTTTGGCATTAGAAGATTCAGGGGTACGATGAATGACTGCACATGCAGGTTCATGATGGGTTGAGGCAAGTGTATAATGGTCTTCTTTCACATGGTACTTTTCCTTTTGGATCATAAAAGCCTCCAgctcccccaaaaaaaaattcaaagataaataaatatatcttGAAGCAATATGTGGAAACCCAACTTACTTTTTGGACATTTTGGAGTTCTGAAACATGAAACAGTTTTTCTGGTAGGATAATGCAGGATCCAGAAGAAGTCAGCAAGATAACatcataaatgaaaataagttgtaaaataaaataagaatactCAGTTGGAATGCCAGGTAAATTTATCTACGCAAGATTTCAGAGGATTAATTTGTAACTTACGAACTATTTCCCTTTGAAGAGCTTGCAAACAAGTTCCTGTAGAAATTaacacaaattgaaaatttaaatttgctCTATAAGACACAAACAAAGTAAACTCAAGCTAATGAAAACATTCTTACAAGCCGCCTTGTGATTGACAACCTGTGTCCCCTATGGTGAAGTTATTATATGAAAGATCACTGCACAAAAAGGGCTGTTGTGTAAATTCCTTTCCAAATGCAGTATGagacagaaaataaaatgaggAGCAAGAGGTGGCTGGTCTACTaataaatgcaaaaaattgtTTTGGAGATATGAGGGAAACCTTGAAAAAGCTTAGGAGTCATAAACTTAGGAAACATTTTAGGATAgtttcaaaacttcaaaatcttACATGAAAAGGAATAGCTACTATCTAAGAATGCtatcaacaattttaaaatcagtgatcatgagaaaataaagaatgtACATTAATGCCTATTTCATGAGTATAATTGTAAGTGAAGCTCCAATATGAAAAGTCATGTTAACGCATGTCAAGCTCCATTATGAAAAGTTATGTCATAACGAATGCACTATGCTTTATCCAGTAATAGACAGCATAAATCTCCTTACTAAATAACTAAAGACTAGACTTTGGAAGAGAAGCTTACACTTCTTTTTTCGTCCAAGTAGGCACGGGTCCAGTCAGCAAGTTTCCAGTTAAGAATCTAAACATAATTGATACAGGAAAAAGGGCATAAATTACTAGAAGGGggcataaaaaatatatatatcttctgTTGTTTGCTTGAGTATTAacgaattaaaaaataaattcattccAGTATAACTTGTGAGTCATTAGTTATATAGTAAGCATGATTAACACGTCCAGCTTGTAGGGCTGGGGTGTGACAAAACCATTGGAGAATGTCTGCTTGAGTTTTCTTGTAAGAAAGCCAAGATTTGTAATTCAAATTGCTTACATATAATCCACTTTTGCTAGAGCAACAAAGCTGATTGGAATTTCCCCGGTTAGCTTGTTAAAGCTGAGGTCTCTGCACAAACCAATAACAAATGCATTTCAGATATGCTCCCCTAGAGAAAGAcgttatttaaattaaaaataataataaaaccttTCCAGGAATAAGGTAAGTGTCAAATATATGCCATGATCTGCTCGTGTATGCATGTGTGTGAGTACGCTGATTACTTAAAAATAGCGCATGTTCTCTTTGTACATACAGAAACATGTGGCCCCCTCCAACATCCTCAAAGTCATTCAATAATCCTTGAGTTATTAGAATAGCATCTAGAAAGAAGATAATTTATCTGAAGACAGTAAATAAAACATGGACAAAGACATTTGTACTAACAAAGTAGTCAAACTATTCATGTCCCCGAGATATGGAGGTAGCCGTCCAATAATATTGCAACTCCTCAACATCCTGTAACAGAAAAACTAAACTTTTGAGTTTGCAAAAGACTTCTGGTACAGACAGACATTGTGTGTCATGCAAGCATTAACTCACAGTGTCTTCATGCTTTTCATATTCTCAAGTGGAGGAAAGGGTGCTTCAGGCCCACTCAAGTCAGTAATTCTCCTGCATGTTAAAATTGAGCAATGAACATAGATTACAGAATTGCTAATCTGTTTGTATTTATAAGTAgatacaaaatcaaaatccatacTAACAAGTCagttaattttgtcaaaagAGAAATGTTGGAAGGAATTGGCCCCGTCAAACCACTAGCCTGAATCAGTCTGTTTGAACAAGTCATAACATTTGAATTAGTGATAATATTCAGAATCAAGTAGTAGCAaagataaccaaaaaaaact belongs to Prunus persica cultivar Lovell chromosome G4, Prunus_persica_NCBIv2, whole genome shotgun sequence and includes:
- the LOC18778682 gene encoding probable leucine-rich repeat receptor-like serine/threonine-protein kinase At3g14840 isoform X2 produces the protein MKAQDLPGTLPVEMARLTYLKEIDLSRNYLNGTIPPEWGSLPLVNISLLANRLTGPIPKEIGNITTLKSLDITMNNLSGVLPWQLGNLRHIERMLLTSNNFTGELPDTFGNLTTLKDFRVGDSHFTGQIPHFIQNWTNLEKILIQASGLTGPIPSNISLLTKLTDLRITDLSGPEAPFPPLENMKSMKTLMLRSCNIIGRLPPYLGDMNSLTTLDLSFNKLTGEIPISFVALAKVDYIFLTGNLLTGPVPTWTKKEVDLSYNNFTIGDTGCQSQGGLNLFASSSKGNSSKTVSCFRTPKCPKTWYSLHINCGGKEVTVFGEKNTFNSDTDSVGHSSFRQSSTNWALSSTGYFTDDGLPQDTFIQTNKSILSMPNPQLYTEARLSPISLTYFGFCLGNGNYTVNLHFAETGFTNGKTYKSLGRRIFDVYIQGRLVQKDFNIVDKAGGISTAVIMNYTAVVTSGTLEIRFYWAGKGTTGIPLRGVYGPLISAISVDPDFVPPASGGSGISVGAVVGIVAGGVFIILLIFGILWRRGLLGQQNTLEDDLKGVDLQTGKFSFRQLKDATNNFDISNKIGEGGFGSVYKGLLSDGTVIAVKQLSSKSKQGNREFVNEIGMISALQHPHLVKLHGCCIEGNELLLVYEYMENNSLARALFGPEQSQLKLDWPTRHKICVGIARGLAYLHEESRLKVVHRDIKSTNVLLDKNLTPKISDFGLAKLDEEDNTHISTRIAGTYGYMAPEYAMRGYLTDKADVYSYGILVLEIVSGRNNTTYRGKEKSFYLLDWAQLLKGQGNLMDLVDPRLGSDFNKEEMMLTINVALLCCNVTSTVRPTMSSVVSMLEGRAAVQELVSDPKASNFEIEAMRKHFQSSFGRNTGESQTQTASTEGPWTGSSTSAHDLYPVNPDSTYWDNRK
- the LOC18778682 gene encoding probable leucine-rich repeat receptor-like serine/threonine-protein kinase At3g14840 isoform X1; the protein is MNMFFPRLFLHYLLVVCSANFAFGATRLPRDEVQTLADIAKTLGKTNWDFSGDADPCNNQKPWTDTNPVEGFEYSVTCNCSFASSTVCHITSIVMKAQDLPGTLPVEMARLTYLKEIDLSRNYLNGTIPPEWGSLPLVNISLLANRLTGPIPKEIGNITTLKSLDITMNNLSGVLPWQLGNLRHIERMLLTSNNFTGELPDTFGNLTTLKDFRVGDSHFTGQIPHFIQNWTNLEKILIQASGLTGPIPSNISLLTKLTDLRITDLSGPEAPFPPLENMKSMKTLMLRSCNIIGRLPPYLGDMNSLTTLDLSFNKLTGEIPISFVALAKVDYIFLTGNLLTGPVPTWTKKEVDLSYNNFTIGDTGCQSQGGLNLFASSSKGNSSKTVSCFRTPKCPKTWYSLHINCGGKEVTVFGEKNTFNSDTDSVGHSSFRQSSTNWALSSTGYFTDDGLPQDTFIQTNKSILSMPNPQLYTEARLSPISLTYFGFCLGNGNYTVNLHFAETGFTNGKTYKSLGRRIFDVYIQGRLVQKDFNIVDKAGGISTAVIMNYTAVVTSGTLEIRFYWAGKGTTGIPLRGVYGPLISAISVDPDFVPPASGGSGISVGAVVGIVAGGVFIILLIFGILWRRGLLGQQNTLEDDLKGVDLQTGKFSFRQLKDATNNFDISNKIGEGGFGSVYKGLLSDGTVIAVKQLSSKSKQGNREFVNEIGMISALQHPHLVKLHGCCIEGNELLLVYEYMENNSLARALFGPEQSQLKLDWPTRHKICVGIARGLAYLHEESRLKVVHRDIKSTNVLLDKNLTPKISDFGLAKLDEEDNTHISTRIAGTYGYMAPEYAMRGYLTDKADVYSYGILVLEIVSGRNNTTYRGKEKSFYLLDWAQLLKGQGNLMDLVDPRLGSDFNKEEMMLTINVALLCCNVTSTVRPTMSSVVSMLEGRAAVQELVSDPKASNFEIEAMRKHFQSSFGRNTGESQTQTASTEGPWTGSSTSAHDLYPVNPDSTYWDNRK